From a region of the Rhipicephalus microplus isolate Deutch F79 chromosome X, USDA_Rmic, whole genome shotgun sequence genome:
- the LOC142775127 gene encoding uncharacterized protein LOC142775127, translated as MRMRVGGVLSAPRPASVGAPQSSLPSPFLFNLTLADIDDYISRALPCDVRVGVYADDIAVFATVPVSSGRCVRTSVRTVLDSIDAFITSRGMWFSPVKTEAMLLHPSYGAQRYTPRFTLQTISIIWKKRVTNLGVQLDQRLTWSPVDSDQLRNARRVASTTRVLLLCDNECTTTLALRIYNGMDAVRILYGLPLAVLSVPTGRHWTQRIVLQFASFSACPDSLKLAQHSLGGRHAAVTPGRPSSAKLLRAHETLASRTAAGILALLTTHLPMGQCATAFNALVPRSPDVNDYSTPPCRHHTLKIQTRLPGVASKRMTPECALWQETAGTFNDFLAGRLLVFSDGSVLNDGCATAARVVPSLKLHNQCRLACEASSTIAELQAFDLAAHDLLTLESSVGVHSLGLTCCSPTPVAMRIAQKLEAAQDLGCDLVLQWIPAHVGISGNEGVDELAKDAHSPRTAVATLVITFDVACLRTRKGRVPPQNPKVYSRNAAEQGAPARMVALVACLRDALLSSDVPENDRLTLLEPIKLHASGWKLCLEQQLSYASLDDAAGDDCDYVQNLSPLPCRFSE; from the exons ATGCGTATGCGCGTTGGTGGAGTCCTCAGTGCACCGCGTCCCGCGAGTGTCGGTGCTCCGCAGAGCAGTTTACCCAGCCCCTTCTTGTTCAATCTCACCCTGGCTGACATCGACGATTACATTTCCCGTGCCCTTCCCTGTGATGTGCGCGTCGGggtctacgcagacgacattgcggtTTTCGCGACGGTACCTGTGTCCAGTGGCCGGTGTGTTCGCACCAGTGTCCGAACTGTTCTGGATTCTATTGACGCGTTCATCACGAGCAGGGGGATGTGGTTTTCACCGGTGAAAACTGAAGCGATGCTGCTGCACCCCAGCTATGGCGCCCAGCGCTACACACCGAGGTTCACTCTCCAAACAATTTCCATCATTTGGAAGAAACGAGTGACCAACCTCGGAGTGCAGTTGGACCAACGCCTCACCTGGTCACCAGTGGACAGCGACCAGCTTCGAAACGCGCGAAGGGTCGCCTCCACCACTCGAGTGCTCCTTCTTTGTGACAACGAATGCACTACGACTCTAGCCCTCCGCATCTACAACGGAATGGATGCGGTGCGCATTTTGTACGGCCTTCCTCTCGCGGTGCTTAGCGTTCCAACCGGGAGACACTGGACGCAGCGCATCGTATTGCAATTCGCCAGTTTTTCAGCTTGCCCCGATTCTCTCAAATTGGCCCAACACTCGCTGGGCGGAAGACATGCCGCTGTCACTCCGGGCCGACCTTCCAGCGCTAAATTACTTAGAGCGCATGAAACGCTCGCGTCACGGACAGCGGCTGGTATTCTGGCTCTCCTCACTACTCACTTACCTATGGGGCAATGCGCTACAGCATTCAACGCCCTCGTCCCGAGATCACCAGATGTGAATGACTATAGCACCCCGCCTTGCCGGCATCACACTCTGAAGATTCAGACACGGTTACCGGGAGTGGCAAGCAAGCGGATGACGCCAGAGTGTGCGCTTTGGCAGGAAACTGCCGGCACTTTCAACGATTTTCTCGCGGGGCGACTTCTCGTCTTTAGTGACGGTTCGGTGTTGAACGACGGTTGTGCCACGGCTGCGCGTGTGGTGCCTTCGCTGAAGCTTCACAATCAGTGCCGCCTCGCCTGCGAAGCATCGTCGACGATAGCGGAACTCCAAGCGTTTGACCTCGCCGCTCATGACCTCCTTACACTTGAGAGTTCCGTCGGCGTTCATTCTCTCGGACTCACGTGCTGCTCTCCAACTCCGGTTGCCATGCGCATCGCGCAAAAGCTCGAAGCGGCGCAGGACCTCGGGTGTGATCTTGTGCTGCAATGGATACCAGCGCACGTTGGAATATCTGGCAACGAAGGGGTCGACGAGCTCGCCAAGGATGCGCACTCTCCCAGAACCGCTGTGGCTACACTGGTGATCACATTCGACGTAGCGTGTCTTCGCACACGGAAGG GTCGAGTGCCTCCGCAGAACCCTAAAGTATACAGCCGCAATGCAGCGGAACAAGGTGCCCCAGCCCGCATGGTGGCGCTAGTGGCCTGCTTGCGGGATGCTCTCCTGTCGTCAGATGTTCCCGAGAATGATCGCCTGACACTACTCGAACCTATAAAGCTGCACGCTTCAGGGTGGAAACTATGCCTGGAGCAGCAACTCTCGTACGCTAGCCTCGACGACGCTGCCGGAGACGATTGTGACTATGTTCAAAACTTGTCACCTCTGCCATGCCGCTTTTCCGAATGA